A single genomic interval of Falco cherrug isolate bFalChe1 chromosome 8, bFalChe1.pri, whole genome shotgun sequence harbors:
- the MXD3 gene encoding max dimerization protein 3 isoform X1 yields MEPAATSIQVLLRAAEFLERRERGAGAARYPPCLAEAEHRYASLCPARARRAVASVRSVHNALEKHRRAKLRCCLERLKQQVPVGAGPDRPTTLTLLHRARLHIQRLEKQELSAQRAKDRLRNQQRSLQQRLQRLLSPASGERARADSLDSSQLSEPSEGEDAEIEVDGMVFSGDPLPGFSTGRDHSYSSPHSPES; encoded by the exons ATGGAGCCGGCGGCCACCAGCATCCAGGTGCTGCTGCGGGCGGCCGAGTTCCTGGAgcggcgggagcgcggggcgggcgccgcCCGGTACCCGCCGTGCCTGGCCGAGGCCGAGCACCGATACGCCTCGCTGTGCCCCGCGCGGGCCCGCCGGGCCGTGGCCAGCGTCAG GTCGGTGCACAACGCGCTGGAGAAGCACAG GAGAGCCAAGCTCCGGTGCTGCCTGGAGCGGCTGAAGCAGCAGGTGCCGGTGGGCGCAGGGCCGGACCGTCCTACCACGCTGACCCTTCTGCACCGTGCCCGGCTTCACATTCAG AGACTGGAGAAACAGGAGCTGAGCGCACAGCGGGCCAAGGACCGGCTGCGTAACCAGCAGCGGAGCCTGCAGCAGCGGCTGCAACGGCTGCTCTCACCTGCCAGCGGGGAACGGGCACGGGCTGACAGCTTGGACTCATCCCAGCTCTCGGAGCCCTCTGAGGGAG AGGATGCTGAGATAGAGGTGGATGGCATGGTGTTCAGCGGGGACCCCCTGCCCGGCTTCAGCACTGGGAGGGACCACAGCTACTCCAGCCCCCACAGTCCCGAATCCTGA
- the MXD3 gene encoding max dimerization protein 3 isoform X2 — MEPAATSIQVLLRAAEFLERRERGAGAARYPPCLAEAEHRYASLCPARARRAVASVRRAKLRCCLERLKQQVPVGAGPDRPTTLTLLHRARLHIQRLEKQELSAQRAKDRLRNQQRSLQQRLQRLLSPASGERARADSLDSSQLSEPSEGEDAEIEVDGMVFSGDPLPGFSTGRDHSYSSPHSPES, encoded by the exons ATGGAGCCGGCGGCCACCAGCATCCAGGTGCTGCTGCGGGCGGCCGAGTTCCTGGAgcggcgggagcgcggggcgggcgccgcCCGGTACCCGCCGTGCCTGGCCGAGGCCGAGCACCGATACGCCTCGCTGTGCCCCGCGCGGGCCCGCCGGGCCGTGGCCAGCGTCAG GAGAGCCAAGCTCCGGTGCTGCCTGGAGCGGCTGAAGCAGCAGGTGCCGGTGGGCGCAGGGCCGGACCGTCCTACCACGCTGACCCTTCTGCACCGTGCCCGGCTTCACATTCAG AGACTGGAGAAACAGGAGCTGAGCGCACAGCGGGCCAAGGACCGGCTGCGTAACCAGCAGCGGAGCCTGCAGCAGCGGCTGCAACGGCTGCTCTCACCTGCCAGCGGGGAACGGGCACGGGCTGACAGCTTGGACTCATCCCAGCTCTCGGAGCCCTCTGAGGGAG AGGATGCTGAGATAGAGGTGGATGGCATGGTGTTCAGCGGGGACCCCCTGCCCGGCTTCAGCACTGGGAGGGACCACAGCTACTCCAGCCCCCACAGTCCCGAATCCTGA
- the PRELID1 gene encoding PRELI domain-containing protein 1, mitochondrial: MGKYCASLGVLKGPWDQVFAAFWQRYPNPYSKHVLTEDIVHREVTADHKLLSRRLLTKTNRMPRWAERFFPANVAHSVYILEDSIVDPKNRTMTTFTWNINHARLMVVEERCVYQVNPENSNWTEVKREAWVSSSLFGVSRAVQEFGLARFKSNVTKSTKGFEYVLARMQGEAPSKTLVETAKEATEKAKETALAATEKAKDLASKAATKKKQYV, from the exons aTGGGGAAGTACTGCGCCAGCCTGGGCGTCCTCAAGGGGCCCTGGGACCAGGTCTTCGCCGCCTTCTGGCAGCGCTACCCCAACCCCTACAG CAAACATGTCCTGACGGAAGACATCGTGCACCGGGAGGTGACAGCGGACCACAAGCTGCTCTCCCGGCGGCTCCTGACCAAGACCAACCGGATGCCCCGCTGGGCTGAGCGCTTCTTCCCGGCCAACGTCGCCCACTCAGTCTACATCCTGGAGGACTCTATTGTGGACCCCAAGAACCGAACCATGACCACCTTCACCTGGAACATCAACCATGCGCGTCTCATG gtggtggaggagcgCTGCGTGTACCAGGTGAACCCGGAGAACAGCAACTGGACCGAGGTCAAGCGGGAAGCCTGGGTCTCTTCCAGCCTGTTTGGCGTCTCGCGGGCTGTCCAG GAGTTTGGTCTGGCCAGGTTCAAAAGCAACGTGACCAAGAGCACTAAGGGATTTGAATACGTGCTAGCAAGAATGCAAG GAGAAGCTCCGTCCAAAACACTGGTGGAGACAGCCAAGGAAGCAACTGAGAAAGCCAAGGAGACAGCTCTGGCTGCTACAGAGAAAGCCAAGGACCTGGCAAGCAAGGCTGCCACCAAGAAGAAGCAGTACGTGTGA
- the RAB24 gene encoding ras-related protein Rab-24 codes for MGRRRRRSGPRRPARSGPRLLGGRHAASARPAPPGPAARFRRAAARFRRPRASAAPAPPRPVVAPPRGGGGARMSGRRVDAKVVLLGQEGVGKSSLVERCAHRRFRPGPYQNTIGAAFVAKVMSVGEQTVTLGIWDTAGSERYEAMSRIYYRGARAAVVCYDLTDSSSFQRAKFWVNELQNCEEGCRIYLCGTKSDLLEEDRRKRGVDFHDVQDYADEIKAELFETSSKTGQCVDELFQKVAEDYVHFTAFQVMTEEKGVDLGQRSGAYFYSCCHH; via the exons AtgggccgccgccgccgccgctcagGCCCGCGCCGCCCTGCCCGCTCCGGCCCGCGCCTGCTCGGCGGCCGCCATGCGgcctccgcccgccccgccccgccaggCCCCGCCGCGCGCTTCCGCCGGGCCGCCGCGCGCTTCCGCCGCCCGCGCGCTtccgccgcgccggccccgccccgcccggttgtggccccgccccgcggcggcggcggcgccagGATGAGCGGGCGGCGGGTGGACGCCAaagtggtgctgctggggcaggagggggtcGGCAAGAGCAGCCTGGTGGAGCGCTGCGCCCACCGCCGCTTCCGGCCCGGGCCCTACCAGAAC ACGATCGGGGCCGCCTTCGTGGCCAAGGTGATGTCCGTGGGGGAGCAGACGGTGACCCTGGGCATCTGG GACACGGCCGGCTCGGAGCGCTATGAGGCCATGAGCCGCATCTACTACCGTGGGGCACGAGCTGCCGTCGTCTGCTACG ATCTCACCGACAGCAGCAGTTTCCAGCGAGCCAAGTTCTGGGTGAACGAGCTGCAGAACTGTGAGGAG ggctgccggATCTACCTGTGCGGCACCAAGAGCGACCTGCTGGAGGAGGACAGGAGGAAGCGGGGTGTCGACTTCCACGATGTGCAGGATTACGCTGATG AGATCAAGGCAGAGCTCTTCGAGACCTCCAGTAAGACAGGCCAGTGCGTGG ACGAGCTGTTTCAGAAGGTGGCTGAGGACTACGTCCACTTCACTGCCTTCCAGGTGATGACAG AGGAGAAGGGTGTTGACCTGGGCCAGAGGAGCGGTGCCTACTTctacagctgctgccaccactga